DNA from Stigmatella erecta:
GGACATCACCTACGAGACCGTCCGGCCCCTGGCTCAGCGGGCCAACGGGGAGGTGATCTTCCTGGCGGAGCGCCGCCTCCGCCATGGCCCCTCGGACCCCGTCACCATCAAGCGCATGAAGGCTCCGGCGTCCTTCGAGCGCCGTCTGCGGCTCATCCAGGAGGTCGAACTCGCCTTCCGGCTGGAGCACCCGGCCATCGCCCCGGTCCACCACCTGATGCTCCGGGATGGGTTGCCTCACGTCATCGAGGAGTATGTCGAGGGCCCCTCGCTGGAGACGGTCATCCGCTTGGCCACCGTGCGCCAGAAGCCCGTCTCCCTCCCCTTCGCGCTGTATGTCGCCGCGGAGGCCGCCGACGCCCTCCACCATGCCCATACCCGCCGGGGCGAGGACCATCAGCCCCTGGGCATCGTCCACCGCGACGTGAGCCCCCGGAACATCCGCATGGCGCGGAGCGGAGACGTGAAGGTGATGAACTTCGGAGCCGCCTACTCCCACCTGGTGGGCCGCGAGGAGACCCCTGGCCTCCTGCTCAAGGACGATGTGGCGTATGCCTCGCCCGAGTATCTGCACCGCCGGCCCATGGATGGCCGTTCAGATCTTTTCTCCTTGGGCCTGGTGCTGCTGGAGTTGCTGACGAACCGGCGCCTCTTCGCGTTGGAAGACGTCCCGGCTCCCGCCCAGAACGGCCAGGCCGAGGACACCCTCTCGATTCCCCTGCTGCAGATGATGACGTTCATCCAGCGTGAGGGGACTGAAGACCTGGAGCGCGCCGCCGGGCACCTGCCCGAGGCGCTCCGGGCCATTCTCCACCGGGTGCTCCAGCTTCAGCCCTCCGGCCGCTACGCCTCCGCCTCCGGGATGCGCGATGACTTGAAGGCCGTGCTCAGGGCGAACGCACAGCCCTTTGGCCGGTTCGAGGCCAGCGAGGAGCTGGCCCTCATGCTGGCGGAGTCTGTCCCTTCGCCGGACGCTTGAGGGGACGGCGTCCGCCCGGGATTACCGCAGCAGCACCTGGGCCACGGTCACCAACGCATCCAGTTTGTCCTCGTCCATCTTGCGCGCGAGCCCCAGGAGCTGGCGCACCCGGGGCAGCTCCGTCTCTGCGCGAGGTCCCCGCGCCTGACGGCTCCCCCGCTCTGCTTCCGCGATCCCCAGCAGCTCGTCCGAGGAGATGTGCAGCACGGCGCACATTCGCAGGAGCGTCTGGACACTGGGCAGCATCTTCCCCCGCTCCAGGCGGCTGTAGACCATGTGCGCGATGCCCAGCTTTTCGGCCACCTCCGCCTGGGTGAGCCCCAGGTGCGTCCGGGCATCACGGGCGGCACTTCCAATCCGGCTCGCCAGCTCTTCGTTCATCGGTAAGGGGTACCCCTCCTGAGAGGTCTACCCCTTCTATCTTCTTCGGGTTTAACCGTGAAGCGCAAGAAGAGCGCTCGGGGAGCCCCGTTACCCGCGGTCCCTGCGGACGGTGATCTTCCGGCCCCTCAACGTGGCCTGGCGCAGGGCGCT
Protein-coding regions in this window:
- a CDS encoding serine/threonine protein kinase, with translation MTDAKTPPNERIQFVLGDITYETVRPLAQRANGEVIFLAERRLRHGPSDPVTIKRMKAPASFERRLRLIQEVELAFRLEHPAIAPVHHLMLRDGLPHVIEEYVEGPSLETVIRLATVRQKPVSLPFALYVAAEAADALHHAHTRRGEDHQPLGIVHRDVSPRNIRMARSGDVKVMNFGAAYSHLVGREETPGLLLKDDVAYASPEYLHRRPMDGRSDLFSLGLVLLELLTNRRLFALEDVPAPAQNGQAEDTLSIPLLQMMTFIQREGTEDLERAAGHLPEALRAILHRVLQLQPSGRYASASGMRDDLKAVLRANAQPFGRFEASEELALMLAESVPSPDA
- a CDS encoding helix-turn-helix domain-containing protein, translating into MNEELASRIGSAARDARTHLGLTQAEVAEKLGIAHMVYSRLERGKMLPSVQTLLRMCAVLHISSDELLGIAEAERGSRQARGPRAETELPRVRQLLGLARKMDEDKLDALVTVAQVLLR